The Rickettsiales bacterium nucleotide sequence CTTGCAAACCAGGGCAATGGCTTATAATTAAAATAGATTTATAATCATCACTACATCTATTTATAATGTCCAAAATTTGCTCAGGTGATGTAACATATAAATCTTGAAAAGTTTTAATTTCAATTTCAGGATTATGCGAAAAGAATTTTTTGAAAAGAGAAGCTGTTTGCTTTGCTCTAATTGCGGTTGAAGAAAAAATAACTTCAGGTGGATTATCTTTATAATGCTTCAAGAAATAAGGAGCAACTAGTGATGCTTGATCCTCCCCCTTTTTAGTGAGAGTGCGTTCGTGATCACTAAGCATATTCTTATCTGTTTGCCCAGCCTTAGAATGCCTCATTAAATATATTCTTTTCATAATGAAACTTTATTCTTGGTTTTCGTTGCCAGCTAGGATATTTTTTTCATTAGGATCTTTAATGCAATAACCTCTACCCCATAAAGTTTCAATGTAGTTTTCGCCAGCTACCTCTTCAATTTTTTTGCGAAGCTTGCAAACAAATACATCAATGATTTTTATTTCAGGCTCATCAATTCCGCCGTAAAGATGTGCAAGGAAAGTTTCTTTCTTAATAGGCGTTCCTTTACGAAGCATCATTATTTCTAATATGCTATATTCTTTACTGGTTAAATTCATAGGTTTACCACCTATTTCAACACTTCTAGCGTCCATGTCCAAAGATATTTTACCAACTTTTAACTTAGAAGTTGAATTTCCCTTAGAACGACGAACAATAGCTTGAATTCTAGCAATTAACTCGCCACGATTAAATGGTTTTGTAACATAATCATCAGCACCAATTCCAAGCCCTTTAACTTTGCTATCAGAGCCAGTTAAGCCAGAAAGAATCATCACTGGCGTTTTAATATTTGCACGCCTCAATCTGCGTAAAACCTCAAAGCCATCAACATCTGGCAACATCATATCAAGAATTATAATGTCATATTCATACATTCTTGCAAAGTCCAAACCCTCCTCACCATTGCCTGCTATATCGCAGACAATACCTTCAGTTGCTAGGGCTAACTCTATTGATTTTGCAGTAGAAATATCATCTTCTATAAGAAGTATTCTCATTTGAAAAAACTATTCGTTGATAAGCGAAATTTACTGAAATTTAATTCATAACTATTTGAATATTAACTAAACATTAATAAAAGGCTAGTAAAAAAGATATTTAATAATTTTTTGTGACTAAAAGGTTACTTGATTTTTCAACCTATGGTTAAATACTCAATTAAATTCTAATAATTATCGTTAAAAATGTTAAATATAAAATTGACATGATAATAATTATCATTACTGAGGATTGTTAAATTTAATTAATAATCTTTCTCGATGAATAATTTCTCAAACTACATATTAGCTATCGTTATAAATTTTATAATTTTACTTGGTTTTTCCTTTAATTCCTTTGCGAAAAATTTTGTAGAAAATATTCAGGATAAAAAACTTCAATCTGTAACAGTTATCGGCACTGCGGATAAGAAAAATTCTATCTCTGGCTCTGCTACAATAATAGATAAAGTTAGGCTAGAAAAAAATAAATATAGCGATGTAAATAGAATTTTAAGAGAGGTTTCTGGCGTTATCGTGCAGGAAGAAGATGGCTTTGGTTTGCGACCAAATATCGCGATTAGGGGGGGTAGATCCAATCGCTCTGCCGATATTACGCTTATGGAAGATGGTATTTTAATTGCACCAGCACCTTATTCCGCACCTGAAGCATATTATTTTCCGCAAATGGAAAGAGTAAATTCTCTTGAGGTAATAAAAGGTGCAGGTGCGGTAAAATATGGCCCAAGAACTACAAATGGAATTTTGAATCTTGTTTCAAAGCCAATTCCAAATGGCAATCAAGCAGATATTTTATTAGAGGGCGGAAGTTTCGATTCATATCGTACGGGGCTTACAACTG carries:
- a CDS encoding histidine phosphatase family protein, producing MKRIYLMRHSKAGQTDKNMLSDHERTLTKKGEDQASLVAPYFLKHYKDNPPEVIFSSTAIRAKQTASLFKKFFSHNPEIEIKTFQDLYVTSPEQILDIINRCSDDYKSILIISHCPGLQEFAVSFARSGDKTKFREMRANFPPGSFATFNSEVKNWYEITNNSAILLDFVNGKKL
- a CDS encoding response regulator transcription factor; translated protein: MRILLIEDDISTAKSIELALATEGIVCDIAGNGEEGLDFARMYEYDIIILDMMLPDVDGFEVLRRLRRANIKTPVMILSGLTGSDSKVKGLGIGADDYVTKPFNRGELIARIQAIVRRSKGNSTSKLKVGKISLDMDARSVEIGGKPMNLTSKEYSILEIMMLRKGTPIKKETFLAHLYGGIDEPEIKIIDVFVCKLRKKIEEVAGENYIETLWGRGYCIKDPNEKNILAGNENQE